The following nucleotide sequence is from Lathamus discolor isolate bLatDis1 chromosome Z, bLatDis1.hap1, whole genome shotgun sequence.
CTGCATGTACTGTAAAGTGAGTCtacaaaacaagaaagatgTCTCTTTTAAAAGTAGGCTGTATTTTGTCAATTTTGATATTTTTCGTCACActtgcttttcagagaaaaagttaattttaaggggaaaaataaaaccaaataatttctGTTACTGGTAGATTCAGCTCCTTTGTGTGGTAGATTCAGAGTCCGGAATCTCATTCACTCAGTCAGGATACAGGTGAACTGGAAATACAGGAAAGAAGGACCTTAAACTTGGTGGTTAACAATGAACCAAAAACTTCTTgtcactgatgttttcagagcTCCAAGTAGGTCAGCATTGTCAGTTGATAGTACAGTAGTCAAGCATGAGCAAAAAGGAATAACAGCAAATGAATGAGAAGCTGACCCAGATAAAGACAAGGAAAGCTGGGTTTTCATCACATGAAAGCTATAAAGTCTGGTGGTTTTAGTCCCTGGCAGTAATTCTGTTAGTTTCAGCATTAGACAAACTACTACTGTTCATTTTTAGCAGGCTTGTGGGCATGCTTtacttgcttatttttaaaggacTATTTATACTGTGCAGAAGACTCCCTGTagttttaatctattttttataGTGATGCTTGCTATAAACTGTATAAAGACAAGTgtcaaaatatgcaaaaattttacttatttttacacTATAACAAGTGATCTCACAATGCTAAAACCTGCAGAGACAGAGGTCATAGGTGGTAGTGAAGTTGATAAAAAATCATtaacacacactcacacacataCCCTTGATGCGCTGAGCTGTGGGCCTGCAAGAAGGCAGGTTTCGGTGCTCAGAATTTCCCTCTAAACAGCCTGCTGAGTGAAAATTTGGAACATCTTAATTTCCATAATGTTGGATCAGGGCATAGTTTCATCTTTCAAATAAACTGCATTAATTTTCAACTAATATTTGTTCAGTGAGCTGGTCAAGAGAAGAATGATCCAAAGCTTAGAAAAAACGTTATGAAAAAATACGAGGTACAGatgttttccagcagcagaaactGCTTTTCTAGGATCACCTTCTTTTCTCTAGTGAGAGTCAGAGCTGAACTGCTATGGTTTCATTCCACAGTATTTCATTATTGTCTGTATGCACTTCTCTTCTGGGCATCACTTAGAACAAAGGGTTTTCAAAACAAGATTTGCCTTATAAGCTTCTGACCTTCCTGTATCACTATAGCACATCAAAACCAGAGGCAGTAAATAGCCTTTTTCAGTTAGTGGGACCATTTAGTGTTGAGGGCTTTGGATGACCCTTCAACAGAATATGGAAGGTCACACATTTAGtgtccttaaaaaaacccacctgatGCTCTTGACTCATCTTGCACTATAGGAGGTTTTTATGTTACTGGCAGCTAACATCTATCTTCACTGCAGTAGTGAAGTCTTAACATTTACATTACAGGGTCATCTTGGCAGGCTCATGCAGCTGCAGAGACCACTGggcagttttccttctttatgtATTAGGTTTTAGACCAAAATTCTGTGTTGGATTTTTGCTAGCtccctctcttttccttattGGTGGTCTGATGTCAAGGGTAGAACAGAGAGTGAAAAGTTGCGAGTGTGACTGGGATGGTAGAATAGCTTGTCCAAAGAGAAAGGATTCTTGGTGTTTTTGAAGTCAGCTGTTcactgtttgtttctgtttgtgtatTTCCCTTCTTGACAATACCAGTTAAAAGTTTTGTATGTTCAGTGCTTGTACTTAAGTAAAAAACAGATGCCGAAGTAAAAAACCGATACAGCTATAAGACAATGAGGAGTCTTGACAGAGGCTCATCAGCTTTGCATTTAATCTGCAATAAGACCAGTCTTATGAGTGTAGCACAGTGGTACTGAAGGGAGAGCAAAGGTCAGATTCACAATCTGGTTACTTGAATTCAGTTTTTCACAGACTAGCCTTTGAGACAAAGCTTCTAGGTTTGCCCTAAATCTTCCAACACAACTTTCCTAGATTATTCTGGAGGGTCCCTCTCCTCACAGGGAGGCACAAGGAGCTGCAATTGTCTGTTTTCAGAGTTTAGATATGGTTCTTCTTCTACTATTGACACTAGTTTAAGGAGCTGTCttctgccaggagctgcttctTTTATGTATCTGGTAGGCAGCTGTGATACATCACCTCTTAATTCTCTCTTTGACGAAATAAATATATTGGCTTCAAAAGTCTCTATAGTACAATGCTTTTCCAAGACTTGAAGTAATTGCTGTAATTTTTCTCTGTAACTCTGTTCAATATTTTAGCATCCTTTTCATTGTTTTGCTACTAGAACCATATTAAGCCCTGCAGTAACCAATAAGCAATACCATCTGACTCCTATTTACAGAACCAGGGGATTGTTAAGCATCTTATTAGTCTCATTTCAGTGcattaaaatgtgaaattccTAGTGAAGCTTTGGAATGAGAGGCCTTTAAACTTGTATGACCTGAAAGGAAACAATTTCTAATATTGACTACTGATCCCCATTCTCTAGATTCTTGTGCTGCCAAATTATCTGTCATAATACTCTTCTGCCTTTGCCTGAATTGCTGTCTTTGCAATACCACCTTATAATGTATTAAATGTGATTGTTGTAGAGCTGgtattaaattaaaactataCTTCTGTGTCATTGTAGTTTGCATTGCATGATAGATAGGGGCAGACTAACACTGTTTGCTTTTGTCTAGGTACTGACTTCAGTATAGACAGCCTACCTCTCCCTCGGAAAGACTATCATGATTGGGCTCTTTTCCATGAAGAGTCACCAAAAAACAACTACAAACTCTTCCATGAACTGACCATCACCTTATTCAACCACACTGCAACCTTTAGCCGCCACTCTCACCTACCGCTGACCACTCAGTACCTTGAGGGCATAGAGGTCCTGAAGTCATTGAGGTACATGATCCCACTGCAGGTGAAGAACAGCCTGAGGAAGAGGCTTGCACCACTTGTATATGTGCAGTCTGATTGCAACCCTCCTTCTGATCGGGACAGCTATGTGCGTGAGCTCATGTGTCACATTGAAGTAGACTCTTATGGGGAATGTCTGCATAACAGAGACCTTCCTCAGCATCTCAGAGGTCCAACTGCCATGGATGATGGGAACTTCTATAAAATATTGGCACAGTACAAGTTCAttcttgcttttgaaaatgctaTCTGTGAAGATTACATCACTGAAAAACTGTGGCGGCCACTGAAGTTGGGAGTGGTACCAGTGTACTTTGGGTCTCCTAGCATTGTAGACTGGCTTCCTAGTAACAAGAGTGCAATCCTGGTATCCAATTTTTCACACCCTCAGGAGCTGGCCCATTATATCAAAACACTTGATACAAATGATCAAGAATATGAGTCCTACCTGCAGTGGAAACTGAAAGGGGACATTTCCAACCCAAGGCTGCTTACAGCAATGAAGGAACGCAAGTGGGGAGTGCAAGATATTACCCAGGACAATTACATTGACACCTTTGAGTGCATGGTGTGTAACAGAGTGTGGGAAAACatcagaagggaagaaaaggtatGAGCAACTTTGTTGTTGTGTCTCAGACAGGCTTTAAAATGGCACTTTGCTCAGATTTGTCCCAAGAAGTTTGGTTATCAGATTTCTGGCCAACCCACAACGACTGGTAATGAAATGCCATTGGGTTGTACATCCTTATCTCAGTAGGTGTTGGCAGAAGGTATGGGTGCACAGCCAGGGCATGTGTTCCTCATACTGTTGCAGTGCTTGGCTTCATACACATTGACCACTGAGCTGGTGGTCATTTCAGCAGAAGGCTTGAATTGGTCAGGGGGGAGGTTTTTATCAGACTACAGAAGGTAATCTAGCTTGCTGACTCACTTTATGTGACTTGAAACATTTAGAAACAGGTAGCACAGAGAGGTTGTGGGATCTCTGTCCCTGGAGAAGACTTTACTCAGCACTGCCCTAGGGAATTAGATGTGATTTAACCTGTTTCAAAGATGGaattgaactagatgatcactGGAGGAAGTCCCTCCTGACTTAAATACTCTATGAGTGTTTGGGTCTGCATATGCATGGGTACATGCAAACGTGTAGTGACAACGTGCCATTGTTTGTGGCCACATTTGATGACTAAACATTGAAATATGAATGCTTGAGCCAGATTGTGTGTGAGAGGGattgtgtgtgtattttaagatggaagcagaataaaattatgaaaatagaACTTCTTGCCTTAGAATTTCGGTTTGGGTGGGCTGGTGCTGCTCATTTGCAGCCAGACCTGATCTGATTCTCAGGCTGTTGTCAGCATGACTGGCTTTGCCCTGGGCACTTTGGGAAGAGCTTCTCCTCTGACATCCATATGGATGTGGCTAGAGCCTGTGGTGGGAAGGAAAATGTCACTGGCATGCTTTAATATTTACTACTGGCATAGCACCTTCCTTCTCTGTCTGCCAGGGTCCCTGAAtaaccctttttatttctctttgttgcCAGGGATGGCTGCCCCAGAGATGGAAAGCTCAGGTCAACCATCTGAGCTGCCCCAAACCAGAAGCATTCTCATTCTCGACCTCAAACCCTGGCTGGACTTCTCTCCATGAGATGTGGATACCAAGCTTTGAGCAATCCAAGAAAGAAGCCTGGGCACTGAGGCACCTGGTGGAAAGGAACAGGAATTTTACAGCTCAAGAATTCTGGATGCTTGTATTCAAAGAATAAACACAACAACCTGTAAAACAGAGTGAGCTTCTCAGAGGAGTCTGTGGAATTTTCTTTTGAGTGTCACCTTATCATCAGTAGCCATAGGAAGTAGACGTGTAAGGCTGAGTTTAGTATATTCAGAGCTCGAGGAGGACTAAGGAGTGTTAAATACTAGAATCACTCTGCCAGtgatatatgtatacatacattacatgcatatacatatatacatttatatttacGTTAATTGTCATTAGTTCAGATGTTCTAGCATTAAGGCACAAGCTGTCGAGGTTGTCAAAGTTCAGTTTTAGGCACACAGCTAATTCCCATGGGGCAGATGGATCTCCCTCCATCTTTAGATACGTACCTGTGTTCATGGCCTCAGGAACCCTTTTCTCCAGTCCAGGACTTTCCTTGCTGCTCTGATAGCAACAAGCTGGAGAGCACCTGACACCACTGCACTGGTACAGCttctttgctgctttggagGTCGAGGAAAAAGTTGGGACTCTGTCCCTGGCTAGCAGTTTATTATCAATTTTCCTGGCATCAGCAGATTTAGCAGGGACTTGGCGGGCTTTGTGTCCTGACAGTGAGTGCCAATTGAAAGTGCATTAGCGTTTGGCACAAGGAAGCACCATCTGTTAGTGTCCAGAGACAGATTGAATGAAAAACGTACTGGCTCAGATTTACCCATCATCTGCTAAAAATAAGCAAGGCACATAAATATCTTCACTCTTCAGAAACAGGACTGTCTCAATATGACTTACCTTCTTGCCTTTCTGATGATGGACTAGTATTTTTATCACATATTAACATGGAATTATGTGCTTGAAGGGGCAGGAATAAAACACTGAAGCTGGAAAGTCTTCAATATGAACAAGGAGAGGTAGGCAAACAACCTCCctgttttaacacagaaaacctCAAATTTGTCTGACAAATTAAAAACCTTTGTAATCGTGGTCATCACTTGCCAAAGGACGTACCTTTGCCTGGTATGCAGGCTACTGCATTTTTCATCCCAAGTTCTTCCAACCTCAGTCCATGGAGGAGTCAACTTCTAAATATCTGCAAAATGGCATTATCTGTGTGGAGCCTGTGAGCATGCCCGTGTATGATGACAGAGGCAAGTGTAACTACTAGTATGGAGTTCTTCACATAGCTGCAAAGAAAGATTTTCACCTGTCTGATAATTTCCATGCAATTGTTCCTTGTAGCAGACTATTTTAAGATTGCTGATAAGCATCTTATTTTGTGAATGGGTAGTTATGGGGAAGGATGTGAATAGCATTTACACTGAGAAATTGAGGTGCAAAATTTGCTCACCTTGGAAAAGTTTCCTCGCCAGAAATTTCCTTAACAAGTAGCTACTGAATTTTGTATTACTTTAGCAAGAGAAAGAGCAGTTTTGTGTCCACAACCCATGCAGTATTGGTCATTGTTTCTATAAGCATGAGCTTGGCTTTGATTAGCAAAGCAGACCCACTGGAATTTCTCGCCCCTAATGTTTTGCCAGTGTGGCACACAGCATCTGTTGATCATGTCTTAAGCTCTTTTCCCAGTGGTCTGCAGTGCACATGGTAACTAAGCTCCGCAAACGAAGTCCTTCAGGAAAGTGGCATTATCATTGCAAAGGGAACTGCAGAATCCCTACCTGTTGCCATGaacctttgtttcttttcccaggaTGGCACGGAATATTGGCAGCAGAAAGggataactttttttttgggTGATGTTCTGCTATCTCCTTTGCCAAAAATCTCAAGCCGTGTTGTTTAAAGACCTCAGGAACTGCACAACTTCAGATCTTTTACTAATTTGTTTCTGTGATGGAATCTGTCAGATCCTGAGCTTCCTGAGCAATCTGATAGATAGATGGATATTACCCAAACATATGAGGCATGTTTATCTCAGTTTATGGTGCATTATTATCCCTTATTTTACTTTGATAGaatgagagggaaagaaaggctgAAGTAACTGGTTTACAGCCTTCCTTTTAATGAATTCGAAGTATTCAGCAGCAGGTGTTTTGGAAGAGGTAACATCTTCATCCACTGCTATACACAGTAGAAAGATGAGTTCACAGAGCCGTTGGCTGAAGGTGTGCTGTGGTATGAGGTAATTGTCACTCAGCCTGACAAGATCCTCTCACAGCGCATCTTTCCTAGAGGATAAGCATTAAGCTCTTGGCTCCCATAGGCTAGTTCAGAACAATCTGAATTTTGCCTCTTGGTCTGTAGTCACACTCCAGAGcctttttcctgtgctgtgtgGAAAGAATTCTTAGTGAACATCGCCCTGAGAGACTTACGGCAGGGATTATTACAGACAAATGAAGCGCAAGAATGAACACTGTTAATTTTGAATTGATCTCTTTTCTCCCCCTACTGCTCTGAGAAGGAATAAGCAGAAGCAGCTGACCTTTTTAAGCTGATTTGCTAGCTTTCCTGCTGTGTACAAGTCTGTAATTCTAGTCAACAGAGGAGTTCCATTTCTGTGGCAGGCTTATGTATACCCTGGATGGCACAACcctttcagttctttttgcctttgaaaggCAGTAACAAAACAGTTGAGAAAAACTCTGTATTTCCACAAGGGCTGATTCTGGATGGATGAGTGCATGCTTCCCAACCTCTTGCATAGTGGTAATGAACTGTTCTGATTTCCTCTGTTGTGGGATTTAAGACAGAAAGTTCCTTGGTCTTGTGTTTATTCCCTTGAACCCATATCCTTCAGCTCCCTGGGTGTCATACATATTACTGGCCTCTGAGCCCACAGCAGCAGTTGCGTCTGAAATACAAAGCCTTGAGACCAGACTGCCCATTCAGAAGATGCCTGCATTCAGCTCAGAGGTGTCTCTTGGAATCTGCAGCAGTCCTGGTGGGGCTGGGATGTCCTGGAGTAAGAGGTGACCCTGGAGGTCAGCACAGGGCATGGTCCTCGTTATCCCTCTCCCCAGGGAAAatcagggctggggcagggacaAATGAGAGCAGGGATTACTTTTCCCATTCCTACTGCACTCCCCTGTCCTCTCTACTTCCAGCCTTCAGCTTCCACTAGCTCCCCTGACCTGTGGTACCTGTGTCCTTTTGCCTCCCATCCCGCTTGGCATCCACtcatgtaagaaaacaaaacacaagggAGTTGCTTTTTCCACTACAAACATTTGCTCACATTTCTCCAGTTCACTTTTGCTGTGTCAGAGGCTTGAGCCTCCTCTGTGTCCTTGGGGTCTGGCTgctggtgctcaaggccagctcTGACTTGGTGCAGTGATATCTGGGATCCGGCCGCAGGGAGGCAGCTGAAGTGAGGAGAAGCTGAGAGAAGCctctcctgcagcctcccctgtcacaccAGAGCTGCTTTTGAGGTCCTGAGTCTCTGTTTGGGATGTGCAATGCTGTGCCATGCCCATGCCTGGCCACAGTGCTGACCCTGAGTAACATTTCTAGACTTCTGTCTCAATCTTGACCTGCTTCATCACTGTGATGCTGCTGGGTGATTGCTGGGCCGTGGTGACCCTGCCCGTCATCAGTGATCCTGCCCTGTGCAGCCGCCCTGTGGTGCAGCATCTCCTCCAGCACGGTGCGGATGCTGCCCAGTCAGCTCCACTCCCAGTGGATATTCTGTGCTTCAGACAGGGATCTTTCAGAATCTATTGGTGGTGGGAAAAGTCCCCTGGGAATACCTGGTCCTGCCATCACGTGGCTTCTTCCAGGCCAGACATCAGGTTCAAAATTTCATTCCTTCTCTGAACTCTGCCCACTCAACCTTTCCCAGATTGATTCATTTtttcatagactcacagaatcatggaatcaagtcgattggaaaaggcctttaagctcatcaagtccaacctttaccccagcactgccaaggccaccgctaaaccgtgtcactgaggtttttgagcacttccagggtccatgattccaccactgccctgggcaacctgttccaatgcctgagcaccctctctgtgaagaaattgttcctaaatccaatctaaacctcccctggtgcagcttgaggctgttacctcttgtcctatcgcttgatatttgggagaagagactgacccccatgTCACTACTTTAATTTGCAATCTTAGCAATCTTTAGATTTTTCCCTGAAGAATATATGTACAGATACTAAACATGATTGCTTTCAGGTTGTTGTAGAGAGCTGTAAGGtgcccctgagccttctcttctaagGATGAAACACCCCaagttccctcagccgttcctcatcacacttatGCTCCAGACCCTTAACCAGCTTTgtagcccttctctggacctgctccagcccctcaatgtctctcttgtagtgaggggcccaaaactgaacacaggattcaaggtgcagcctcaccagtgatGTGTACAGGGGGacgatcactgccctggccctgctggccacactattgctgatgcaggccaggatgccattggccttcttggctgcctgggcacaagctggcttatGTTatcacccagcacccccaggtccttttccactgagcaactttccagctgctcttccccaagcctggagagTTGCATATTTGTTTGCTCTCCAAAAATCTCCTTAACAGTGACACTAGCCAACACACTCGCCTTGTTTCATGTCCTTTAGGAGGGCCTGGCAGGGTGGGGGTGTTAACACAGGTGGGAGCAGTTCATATGAGATTGCTGTGCTAGGCATACATCAGAGGAACAATGGACTATTCACCCCAGAAAATGAACAGCAAACCAACGTCTGGGAAATTgatgagagaaaagaaatacaaggaGGACTTTGACTACATTCATTTAAATGCAAGACAAGCCTCAATCCTGTGCTGTGGGTGCACAAACATGCATTGTGGGCTTCAGAGGTCATATCGTAGCTTTCCTCCCTCATTCAGcctttcaaagagaaacaaagccaaaagCCTGCTTGTGGCAGGCATTAAAGAAAACTCAGGATCTTGAAGCCAGTAATGCACATTTGCAAAGCATGTGGTGCTCTGTTTTGTCAGCAGTGTGGTGTTAGCCTAGTGTGAAATACAACGAGGGCTGCCGTGTGCTCCTCTAGGTAAGCATGTCACTACTGTATACACGTGAAGTGGATGGTGTGGATGTTTCATATAGCCGAAATAGTAGAGCTGTATACTGGCACAACCCAGTGGAGACTGTTCCAATAACAGACTGAGATTAAAACCGATGTAATTAATGGAAAGAGAGAGCTCATCTGAATTACCCTTCATGGGAGCACTCTCTCcagcaggaggaaggatggaaggcCAGATAGTGTGGGGAGGTGTGGACATAGGCTTGCTGTGTCCTGCTGGCTTACATTCCCCCATAAGTGTTTTAAAAGGACTGCTGTTGAACCCTCACTCATGCGCAGACCTTGTTTTTAGTGTGACTCCTAAACTCAGGGCTAAtgaattaattattaaaacCCTACAGCCGTTCGCTGATCTCTTAACTCTCTGGCTTTGGAAGCAGATAGGGTGTAGAGACAGCTATTTTGCATCTGATCAATCAGATGTCTTGAAAGCAATCTCGTTTAATATCTGTACTTAAATTCTTCAGGGAAAAACTTGAAGATTGCTAAGACTGCAAATTAAAGCAGAATGAAGAACACTTGTGCAACTGGTCTTTTTTAAGAACAGGGTGTTTGTCTCAAAATGTTACGTGAAGTTGGGACACCACCAAGCCCATGAagcctaacccattttgcattCCCTGACCCATCTCAAaaccacacacatgcacaaatttATTGCCTTCTCCCCTTGCTTCCTTTCACTTCCTTTCACACCCTGGACGTGGGGTGAGTTGAGAGTCTGAGAAAAGTATGGTCTAAAGAGGCAGTACTCTTCTGCCCAGGCACAGGGAAAACACCTAGCGTCTCTAACCTGTAGGGCATTTGACTTGCCAGTCTGTTAGTCTTCCATGCACAAAAAGCAATGTTAAATGGCAAGAGGCTGCATGTTGCTTTCTTATGGCTTCAGACAAGGAGCCACCTTCCTGGTCTCTGGGTGCCCTGGAAATGCAGGTGTGTGGTCCCATGGCTCCCCAGGCTGGCGGGAGTAAGTGGGGCAGTAGGCTCAGAGGACTGAAACATGCTGTACACAGCAGGTCTGGGGAAGCCTAAGCAATGCCATCTCTGTTTGATGGGCTTTGCTGCAGGCTCCAGGGCTGCTTGGCAGCTTCACCAATCTCCCTTTCAATGCTGTGTGTTGTCTGCAGAGAAGCGAGCTCCTTCTGGCCCACCAGCATGTGTCTTCTGGATAGTGGGCTGTTCTCTGGGCCCTTGGGGACACTGGCTGCTGCAGTCCTCAGGGCAGGATCCAAGGCAGCTTGAggcgcagcagcagcaacctGGAAATGG
It contains:
- the FUT10 gene encoding alpha-(1,3)-fucosyltransferase 10; this translates as MIRMRRKKLWASCFCFAAAFFLVVTLQVITELSNSENKVVVISSLQSSPLKPVERYAFQFKKQELHSSFKAESDVNHYPVLLWWSPLTGEKGRLGQCGEDVCFFTINKTYQHNEMTRAFLFYGTDFSIDSLPLPRKDYHDWALFHEESPKNNYKLFHELTITLFNHTATFSRHSHLPLTTQYLEGIEVLKSLRYMIPLQVKNSLRKRLAPLVYVQSDCNPPSDRDSYVRELMCHIEVDSYGECLHNRDLPQHLRGPTAMDDGNFYKILAQYKFILAFENAICEDYITEKLWRPLKLGVVPVYFGSPSIVDWLPSNKSAILVSNFSHPQELAHYIKTLDTNDQEYESYLQWKLKGDISNPRLLTAMKERKWGVQDITQDNYIDTFECMVCNRVWENIRREEKGWLPQRWKAQVNHLSCPKPEAFSFSTSNPGWTSLHEMWIPSFEQSKKEAWALRHLVERNRNFTAQEFWMLVFKE